The genomic interval AAATTTCTAGGGatcacaataaattaaaatatgatctggaaacctcatattacaaatatacaacataaggtggccagaaatatttcaatattaaacaaagcaaaacttgttctcaatcagaaatcactccacactctttattgctctctggttctaccatatcttacttattgtgtggaaatatgggctaataataactataaaagcaatcttcactcgctaaatgtactgcaaaaaaggccagtaaggctaattcataatgccgccgacagagagcatactaactccttatttctaaaatcacaaatacttcaacttgctgattatagttaattttcaaattgctaaaataatacataaagctaaaaataaccaattacctaaaaatgtacaaggtgcattattaaaaaacaaacgaaaaaagaactttaactgtattatggaaagcaggaagtgaacaaatgtatatatctatatacatatatcactatattgacacttactatggtacccattatttcattggatgggactaaaaaataaaaaattaaagaaaaaaaaaaactttgaaccatattcggaaagcaggaagtgaacaaatgtaacagttactgattgtaaaagtaccagatggaggggtaggatttaataagctttgcttcttcctactccttttggacatgtggaactgtgaactgattatgggatgcattcaattgtaatctgatgcatgttcaaatgaaattaaaccattaccattacacagtgtgtatatgtgtggggaaaaaaactgaGACAGCATATAAAGGCCAACTAAAACCCAACTAATATACCATGCACATCTCcactgtcaatttttttttgcgtaTTCGGTTTTACCAAATTTTGACAAGAGGCAGATCCCGCCACGCCGTAGCCATTTTGTCATcaccaaatttttaaaaatgtcaactcGCTAGCCTGGCAGTCTgatgttttgtttgctttgtgtcCTGCAGCACTGTTCTCCGTCATGTGCTACAACGTGCTGTGTGACAAGTACGCCACAAGGCAGCTCTACGGCTACTGCCCATCTTGGGCTCTGAACTGGGAGTACAGGAAGAAGTCCATCATGCAGGAGATTCTGGGCTGCAATGCGGACATCATTAGTTTGCAGGTGAGGCATGCATGGTCATCCCTGTTTTTCTTCTTGCTGTATTTCTTATATCCACGTTATCCACTCTCATAAATGGCTTTCCTTGTGAAACACAGGAAGTTGAGACAGAGCAGTACTACAATTTCTTCTTGCCGGAGCTGAAGGAGCAGGGTTACGACGGGTTTTTCAGTCCTAAATCACGAGCTAGGACCATGTCGGAATCGGACCGCAAACATGTGGACGGATGTGCAATTTTCTACAAGACGGAAAAGTAGGTTGCTGTTTCTCCACTTGTCGCTCTTCCACATCAAATTCAGTTACTTGCTATAGTATATTCATATAGATATAaagaataacaatatatatatggtatattttgAATGGACAATCAGATCATTTAGATtatttaaatcaaatcaactttatttgtagagcacttttcctgcaaacacaaagtgcagaattaaaaacaattaccacaattaaaaggaaaaacaattactaagcccctccctcccatccTCCATActcgacacacacaaacacagtagggagacatggcattaGTTCTAATGATAAACATTTATTATGGAAATTGTCATATCAATGATGTTATGGTGTGATTGACGGGTTGCATTGATTGGCAGCAGCCAACAGAGGGCACTGCAATTGCACTTTTACGCAACACAagtaaaacaggaagtaaaaatgcAACCTGTAAtgctgttttaaataaaaagatgGCGATGTCGAGGGAGGAAAGTTCATTTCGTGACGGTGTACGATATATAAATGaacttttttatagttttttatagttttacacatgcttattttagtttttattaatgttctttatgtatttcacttttatgtttatttctatatatacttttatattctgattttatgtttttttatcccATATATCCAGTGTTTCGCTCTTTGCGCTGGGGGCTGTTCTCGGTTGGCGGCTGGGGTGTCTCCTCTTATGGGGCTTACCGACCGGGGTGGCGGGGAGCTCTGTGGCGGTGCCCCACTGCAGCGCTGCGGGTCCCCTGCCTACCTGTTGTGCGGTGGCCCCCATGAGTTGCGGCACCCTGAGCCTGGGCCGTGGGCAACCCCCAGCGCAGATGGCAGCACTTCCTGAACTGGTTCCTCTGTACTCAGGCAAACAaagttcttgtgtgtgtgtgtgtgtgtgtgtgtgtgtgtatgtgtcttgttgttgtctttctttttttttaaatatttttaacactttgtgctacattctatgtatgaaaagtgctgtacaaataaagtttgattgattggtGCATTAACATGCATGGTGGTTTTAGCTGCTGGGTGGGATTTTACCTGATTTTTCATGCATGCTTATGAATTAATCCACATGATTTGTGAAATTATCTTCAGGTTCAGTGCGGTGCAGAAGCACACGGTGGAGTTCAACCAGCTGGCTATGGCTAACTCGGAGGGCTCAGAGGCCATGTTGAACCGAGTCATGACCAAGGACAACATTGGGGTTGCAGTCCTGCTCGAAGTCCGCAAGGAAATGATGGAGGTCTCCTGTGAGTAGTCTCCTACTCGTAGGTCTAACTTAGACCTCTTTAAATATACTCTTATGTATCACTTGTGCTGTCTCATAGCTGGAAAGTCACTACACGGCATGGAGAAGCAGCTGCTGCTGGTAGCCAACGCCCACATGCACTGGGACCCGGAATACTCTGACGTCAAGCTGGTCCAGACCATGATGTTCCTGTCGGAAGTGAAGAACATAGTGGACAAGGCGACACGCAGCCTCAAGTTGTCCTCGGTTTCTGGTGAAACCAACGCCATTCCACTGGTGCTCTGCGCTGACCTCAACTCTTTGCCTGACTCTGGTATGTGAAACGGCAATGCCCCGTTTTTCTCTTTAATAATATTGACATATTAAATTTTGACATTCTTAAATTATATTCATTtcttaattttctaccgcttatcctcacgagggggtgctggagcttatcccagctgtcggggtacaccctggactggtgtccagccaatcacagggcacatatagacaaacaaccattcacactcacattcatacctatggacaatttggagtcgctaattaacctagcatgtttttggaatgtgggaggaaaccggagtacccggagaaaactcacgcatgcacggggagaacatgcaaactccatacaaagatggccaagagtgTGGAAAGGCCaaaataagaagtcaaaaagttaccacttccacacaaaataggaggagaactcattcattcattcattttctactgcttatcctcacgagggttgcggggggtgctggagcctatcccagctgtctttgggcgagaggcggggtacaccctggaccggtgtccagccaatcacagggcgcatatagacaaacaaccattcacactcacattcattgtagtcgccaattaacctagcatgtttttggaatgtgggaggaaaccggagtacccggagaaaacccacgcatgcacggggagaacgtgcaaactcaacacagatggcagagggtggaattgaaccctggtctcctagctgtgaggtctgcgcgctaaccacacgtccaccgtgcagtccaatccaaaattataatttaaaataataaaatccacgggccgcaaatggccctcgggctgcactttggacacccctgtaatTTGCTCCCAAATTGGTTGAGAAatccttgtttttgtgtatagTAGGTTCATATAGAAATGCATGGCTAATCTGCTGGTTGGTATATCGtctacaaaaaacatttttccatcaattttcaaatatttatgaaaaatcTTCAATTAATTCAaacagtacaagtacaagttaACATGCATGTACACCAGAAGTATTACTCCCATTAGTCGTCACCAGGTTGCTGTCACTTCTTGACATTTTCTCTCCCCTCTTCCCTCCCCCCTTCCTGTCCAGGTGTAGTGGAGTACTTGAGTACGGGTGGAGTGGACTGCACTCACAAGGACTTCAAGGAGCTTCGCTACAGCGACAGCCTGACCAAATTCAACTGCAACGGCAAGAACAGCACGTCCAATGGCAGGATCACCCACGGCTTCAAGCTAAAAAGCGCTTACGAGAACAGCCTGATGCTTTACACCAACTACACGTTTGACTTTAAGGTAATGGGATGCTGGGTGGATGGacataatatcataattacCATAATACTGGTGTATGATGTTAAAACAAGAGTTGTACATATAAGCTGCAAATGTTcatgtcataaaatggcatattgtgaTCACCAACTATGAGCTATGAAAGAACTGACTTGTCAACCTATTGGAAGTCGTGAcccaatataacagtctgacttgGAGAGAACGCTACAATCATCACACAGACACTTAACACAAAAGCttggtaaaaaaatatacaattcaaatttcattcattcattttctaccgctttttcctcacgaggggggtgctggagcctatcccagctgtcttcagacgagaggcggggtacaccctggactggtggccagccaatcacagggcacatatagacaaacaaccattcacactcacattcatacctatggacaatttggagttgcgaattaacctagcatgtttttggaatgtgggaggaaaccggagtacccagagaaaacccacgcatgcacggggagaacatgccaactccacacagagatggccgagggtgaggaaAGACatagtaagaagccaaaaagttaccacttccacacaaaataggaggagaactcattcattcattcattttctaccgcttatcctcatgatgaTAGTACtggaggaggtgctggagcgtatcccagctgtcttcgggcgagattcGGGGGACACcatggaccggtggccagccaatcacagggcacatatagacaaacaaccattcacactcacattcatacctatggacaatttggagtcgctaattaacctagcatgtttttggaatgtgggaggaaaccggagtacccggagaaaacccacgcatgcacggggagaacatgcaaactccacacagagatggccgagggtggaattgaacccggatcCGAACTGTTATCCCTCCTAGTCGATAAGAAAATAATCTCTATCGCTCAtcacctccttttttttttttcagggtgtCATCGACTACATTTTCTACTCCAAGCCCCACCTGAACGTCCTGGGCATCCTGGGCCCTCTGGACCCCCACTGGCTGGAAGAGAACAATGTCAGCGGCTGTCCGCATCCTCACATCCCCTCCGACCACTTCAGTCTCTTTGCCCACCTGGAGCTGCTCCTGCCCAACGTGCCCCCCCAAGTCAACGGCCTCCACCTGCCTGCACGCAGGTAGTGAGTCCCTCCTGCCACTCCCACCACAGGGTGGAGGGGGAGAGCTCTCTCCCCCTTTTCCCCTCCCACGACCAGCTCTTCTTTCCACCACACTGGAGAAGGAaggcaaaaaggaaaaaaaaacatcacgtGTAAAATATTCGTACAGTGAGGTCTGGCCAACAGGGATTTCATATGATGTTATAGATATTctatatttttctttcttttcttcttttttttaactgctcAATTTGTGTaccatattttgtgttttggacTCCCCTCCCCCTTTTTACCCAATCCCGCCCACAGGATGTTCGCCCATTCAGCTTTTAATTTGAAGAGTTTTAGACTGACACCACCACATTTCACCGGAGCTTGGTAGTGCGTCTTGTCTGTCTGTCCTGTACAAATCCGAAAAACCAGCAAAGACAGCAAGACGACCGCGGTCGGGTCGGGGTCGGGGTCGGGGTTGCTtcgccgtgttttttttttttttttttttttgccgagcTTAGAGCAGCTGGTAGTCGGGGAAGCCATTGAAGCTTTTCCTTGCTGTCATTCTGTTGGTGCTcaggcccttttttttttttgtctggtgGTTCACGGGGCCTCCTGCGGTGCTACACCTCTGAACACCCCCCCCTTTTTGAACACCCGCTCTGGCCATCGGTGCAATAGctcctgaagaagaagaagaaaaaaaaaaaaaaaaaaacacagacccGCCTCTCCCCCCTTTCCCAACATGGTGCTGCATGACTTCACACAGCGTGTATGGATCTAATGGAGAAACAGCTTGTTAGGTTTAGTCTCACATTGAACTCCCTTATGAAATTTAAGCAGCTGATGGGCAAATATATTATGGGATGTCAGTAGTGGgtgattacacacacacacatatacatgcatgtCATTTTCAGGCAGATCTGTAGCACTGTTTCCACGGCCAGTAGTGACTTTCCTTCATTAATCTGCACCCACTCaacaaaaaacagtgtttttttttttcctcttttcactTTTTCCGCAAGTGTTTGTACAGAATAGAGACCTAGACTCAGTCTGTCTTTACATGATTGTATAtgaaccacattttttttttttttttgtaccaagAGTTAAATTATAATCCGATTTGAGAGAAGATTGTATGTACAATATGGCTAAATTTTTATCCACTTGACATGAAATTTGAATATGACCAGCTTGTACAAAAacgacattattattattaagaagaagaagaggt from Doryrhamphus excisus isolate RoL2022-K1 chromosome 23, RoL_Dexc_1.0, whole genome shotgun sequence carries:
- the cnot6a gene encoding CCR4-NOT transcription complex subunit 6a; the encoded protein is MPKEKYDPPDPRRMYTIMSSEEAANGKKSYWAELEISGRVRSLSTALWSLTHLTALHLSDNSLSRIPPDIAKLHNLVYLDLSSNKIRSLPAELGNMVSLRELLLNNNQLRVLPFELGKLFQLQTLGLKGNPLAQEIMSLYQEPDGTRRLLNYLLDNLAGAIKRIPSEQPPARSWISLQEPDRTRPSALFSVMCYNVLCDKYATRQLYGYCPSWALNWEYRKKSIMQEILGCNADIISLQEVETEQYYNFFLPELKEQGYDGFFSPKSRARTMSESDRKHVDGCAIFYKTEKFSAVQKHTVEFNQLAMANSEGSEAMLNRVMTKDNIGVAVLLEVRKEMMEVSSGKSLHGMEKQLLLVANAHMHWDPEYSDVKLVQTMMFLSEVKNIVDKATRSLKLSSVSGETNAIPLVLCADLNSLPDSGVVEYLSTGGVDCTHKDFKELRYSDSLTKFNCNGKNSTSNGRITHGFKLKSAYENSLMLYTNYTFDFKGVIDYIFYSKPHLNVLGILGPLDPHWLEENNVSGCPHPHIPSDHFSLFAHLELLLPNVPPQVNGLHLPARR